One Alosa alosa isolate M-15738 ecotype Scorff River chromosome 22, AALO_Geno_1.1, whole genome shotgun sequence DNA segment encodes these proteins:
- the mfsd13a gene encoding transmembrane protein 180 gives MGRRPWGWCLGLSTALLYGSLSLFVSILHNVFLLYYVETFVSVYKIDKLSFWVGETVFLIWNSLNDPLFGWLSDRSFLASTQSGPQISGPEVVLQRLRALSRSGPLFALSFLAFWVAWARPSLQFLLCLCLYDGFLTVVDLNHNALLADLAVSAQARALLNFHSSLFSALGSLSVFLSYCFWDKEDFGAFRLFCMSLAAVSVLGFATVSRLLRVRFQAEVGLRKGQDEGQVLKELVIGQGPMVPQERPVTLGEYLRQLSRHRNFMWFTSMNLVQVFHCHFNSNFFPLFLEHLLSDRISASTGSFLLGVSYIAPHLNNLYFLTLCQRFGVYQVIRWLFLLKLGLSVAMLLAGADHIYLLCIFIASNRVFTEGTCKLLNLVISDLVDEDYVLNRRQQAASALLFGMVALVTKPGQTFAPLIGTWLLCVYTGYDIFERDPLSDAVAVTVVSGPATASMPLRQGCFYLLVLVPITCALLQLLAWSRFTLHGRRLQGIKAQRQDVQQGPPLDVKAI, from the exons atgggaAGAAGACCTTGGGGTTGGTGCCTGGGGTTGTCAACGGCGCTGCTGTACGGCTCGCTGTCCCTCTTCGTCTCTATCCTACACAACGTTTTCCTCCTCTACTACGTGGAGACATTTGTGTCCGTCTACAAGATAGATAAGCTGTCCTTTTGGGTGGGAGAG ACAGTGTTTCTGATATGGAACAGCCTGAATGACCCTCTCTTCGGATGGCTGAGTGATCGCTCCTTCCTTGCATCCACACA GTCTGGTCCTCAGATCTCCGGCCCGGAGGTGGTGCTGCAGCGCTTGCGGGCGCTCTCGCGCAGCGGGCCGCTCTTCGCCCTCTCCTTCCTGGCCTTCTGGGTGGCTTGGGCGCGCCCCTCGCTCCAGTTCctgctgtgcctgtgcctgtacGACGGCTTCCTGACGGTGGTGGACCTCAACCACAATGCGCTGCTGGCCGACCTGGCCGTGTCGGCGCAGGCGCGTGCTCTCCTCAACTTCCACAGCTCGCTGTTCAGCGCCCTGGGCTCGCTGTCCGTCTTCCTGTCCTACTGCTTCTGGGACAAGGAGGACTTTGGGGCCTTCCGGCTCTTCTGCATGAGCCTGGCCGCTGTCTCCGTGTTGGGCTTCGCCACTGTCTCGCGCCTGCTGAGGGTCCGATTCCAGGCGGAGGTTGGGCTGCGGAAGGGCCAAGATGAGGGACAGGTGCTCAAAGA GCTGGTGATTGGCCAGGGTCCCATGGTTCCCCAGGAGAGACCTGTGACTCTAGGGGAGTACCTGAGGCAGCTCTCCAGGCACAGGAACTTCATGTGGTTCACCTCCATGAACCTTGTCCAG GTATTTCACTGCCACTTTAACAGCAActtcttccccctctttctGGAGCACCTGTTGTCGGACCGGATCTCTGCCTCCACAGGCTCTTTTTTACTGG GTGTGTCATACATCGCCCCCCACCTGAACAACCTCTACTTCCTGACCCTGTGCCAGCGTTTTGGTGTGTACCAGGTGATCCGCTGGCTCTTCCTGCTTAAGCTGGGCCTCAGTGTGGCCATGCTGCTGGCTGGGGCAGACCACATCTACCTGCTGTGCATCTTCATCGCCAG tAACCGAGTGTTCACTGAGGGAACCTGCAAACTGCTCAACCTGGTCATCAGCGACCTGGTGGACGAGGACTACGTGCTGAACCGGCGTCAGCAGGCGGCATCTGCCCTACTCTTCGGCATGGTCGCCCTGGTGACCAAGCCCGGACAGACATTTGCACCTCTAATTGGCACGTGGCTACTGTGTGTCTACACAG GCTATGACATATTTGAGCGGGACCCTCTGAGTGATGCGGTGGCAGTCACGGTTGTCTCGGGTCCGGCGACGGCCTCCATGCCCCTGCGGCAGGGTTGCTTCTACTTGCTGGTGTTAGTGCCCATCACCTGTGCCCTGCTGCAGCTGCTAGCCTGGTCCCGCTTCACTCTACATGGGCGCCGCCTGCAGGGCATTAAGGCCCAGAGGCAGGATGTCCAGCAGGGCCCCCCCCTGGATGTCAAGGCCATCTGA